A segment of the Anopheles cruzii chromosome 2, idAnoCruzAS_RS32_06, whole genome shotgun sequence genome:
ACACCCCATCATCATACCCATTAACGGGCGCCAATCTCTCGCGGGCATTAAACATTGGCACGCTGCGGAACAATCTTAAACTGTTTTCAATTGGCCATTGATTGACAACTTGCGTGTTTACTCAACGAATAGACAATCAAGAAACTTTTCGTTCAATGCAACTAAAgttttttgaataaaaaacaaactaaacagCTTCCCAACCACTCTACTACTAGGCTACTATACTAGGCCAAAACTATGGATTGGATGGCTTGCATCCGCTCACACACTAGACGGAAAAACAATGGTAAAAGACTGCATTTCTCTACCTTTTATAACTGGGTTCCTGTACATTTACAGTGATAAGGAGGACGGAGCAAAAGATGTCAATTTTTATCTAATCAAGCAGCAAAAATGCAGCCCCTTATGCGGCTGCCCATAGCAGAGTTGCATGTTGATCACTGTTTGGTTGTAGTATTAAAATGTATCCAGATTCCAGTTTTCACGATTATTTTTCGAAGTGAAGTGATTGAAATGATGCCAAACTTGGGAAGGGGACGATCGCTCGTTGAATTGGTTGTTTCAGAGCCGTTAAGGCAAACGTTATCGTCTACATTTGAGTTACATTTCATCGCGTTAAATCAATCACATTTGGTCTTTACAGAATTGCGCAGGTTAATtagtttaaatgtttattgaCCATAACTACGGTTTTGTTACATTGAAGCTCAGTTGTAGAACATAAATATAACTCATGTAATTCCCAACTATTTTTCATACTCCTTAAAACGGTTAAGCTTGTGTGGTGGTAGTATGACTATAGAATGGGTACACTGGATTTGGAAGCGGCATTTGGAATAGCATTCTCAAATCAGAGAAAACACGACGACACCGGCAGCTCATGCAGAGAATGTGCAGCTAACATCaaatttataataaaaaaagttCATAACAATTATGTTGCATTTCATTGCCAACTATCTACTGTATCCATAAATCCATCCATTAATAAAAGCATCAATTTTATACACACCGTTGCCTTGACTAATTAACGGCCATTCCGTATGTTTTGGGAACATTAACAGTGTACAACGCTGACGTTCCACCGGCGTTCGTCGTGCGGATGACGTTTGCGTAAACTGTCAAaggcaagcaaaacaaatcgcCAGACCACGATCGGCAAATGTTGGTCAAGTTTACCGCTCAGAGTTTTGTGCATTTGCATCCGGTTAAAGACGCAACGTATCGAAAATGTTCACCCTCTGGACGCTGGTCGAAGCAACGCTTCTGTTTCTGAACGCAGTTTGCATTTTGAGCGAAGAACGGTTTCTAAGCAAATGTAGGCGATCGCCGAATGGCACGATCTCGGCTTGCATTTAATAggctttattttgttttccagaCGGCTGGGGCGTATCCTCCCAAGTGCAAGGATTCGGAGAGCCCACTACCACCAAGGGCCAAATACTGATGCTGGTGCGATCCATACGAACTGTGGCCAAAAGTAAGTAGCCGGCTACCGAGCACGCTACTGGCGATGTCGAGACAACAGAGAGTTATTTCATTTCACCTTCGGATTTCTTTTCAGTACCTTTAATATTCTTCAACATACTGGCGATAGTGTTTAAATTACTGCTTGGATAATGGCCTGACGTGTATTTTgggtgaataaataaaactactTCCTAACttcctactgctgctgcttggttTTGAGTGATTTGAACTTGTCCTCCAATCGAATGCTGTACGAATCGAGCTGGTACGCGGCCGCTTCCAGCTTGTCAACCGTGGATTCAATGTCGTCAATTCGTTGCAGTAGTGGTTTCTATTGTAAAGGACCAATATACGATCAGTACGCTCACGCTACGAAGGTTCAACAGCGAACTCACCAATTCCTCGTACTTTTGATTCAGCTCAGCGTTTTTTGTTGCGATCGATTGCGACATCTGGCGCATATCGGCCACCTTTCCCATCATGGCCCGATTCATGTTCTCGATCAGCTTGTAATCATCCACGGTCGAGGCCAACTCATGGGAAATGTATTCGCCCGTTTTCTGGAACATTTTCGTGGCCAACCGCGACAGGTTCGGATCGTGCGCATCGAACGGTTCGAAACTGGACGTCGAGGTTGAAAGCGTGGGTCCCTTCCTTGGCGAATCCGTCACCCCGTACTCTTCGTCCATTTTCGGCCGGGCGAGGTTAATACTGTACGGCAGACGAAACAGCTTCTTTGCGAAATAGATCGGTAGCACCAGCaaagattgttttgtttacatttgatACACAAGACTTCTGCATCCTTTTGACGTTTCCAGGCGCTCGGTAAAGTTGTATTTCCAAGCAACCCTGTTGTCAAAATGTCGAAATGTTGGGCAATCAAACAATTTTTAGTAACGTCCGCAACggctttattttattcaagtTCAATGTTGGAGACATTGGAGGTGAATTATCGATTCAGGAAGTACAGCTTGGTTTTCTCATTCTCATCAGGTATTCATTTGAACAGTTATTGGCTGACTAAAGAGAGACACTCATCACTTCCGTCCTCGGTCGGCACCGATACTATAACCAAACCGTGCTGCTCAATTAGCGAATCGCGAACATCAAGCTGGCCTTGAACTAGCTTCAACTCTTCGCTCAGATTTCCGTTGATCCGCCGTAGAGCTTCAAAATCCCGACACTTTTCGCGCAACTCTCGCTGCAGCTGGACGTACGATTCTTCCAGGTCCTCCAATTTGTCCTTAAGCAACTGCACCTGATACTTGAGTGCTGGCCGTTCTATTTCCTGCTGCGTGTGAGCCATCACCGCAACCGTTTCCCTATGTTCCGTGCGACCTTTATCTTGCACCCCTCTTTCACGAGTGCGACTCTTCCGCGAGCAGTTTCCGTCTGAAAGCGGCGATCAACTAGTTCGTAATGTCAAAGCCAAGACTGCTTCGCTGCGTTGACGGATTGAAAACCGCATGCGCAATCCACGTTTGTGTGCTTGCTCTTTTTGTTTCCGGTTTAACTCGAGCAACTTTTTGAGTCTCAGGGCTTTTTTGGCTAAAAAGCTAAATCAGTTTATGAAAACACACCGGGCGTAGAGAAAAATCTCTTACAAAAAGCGCATTATGACACCAATTACAGTTGCTTGTGTTAGAAAACTATCGCAAGAACAATAGTGCCATTATAATCGTTCaagagaaattaaaaattaccTCTAAAATCCCATTTTCTAGTGGCTTCGTGTAACGAGCACGTGGTTTATGCAAGCGGCAAAACTGTCCTTCATTAATTGCATCAATGAACACAATGCACGTTGGCGCGCCGGTAACACCAACGCCCCCCGGTGACGGGTAGAGGAACTTGCTGCACCGAGTCCTGTAGTTCGGCTTGGCTACCGCTTTACATGGTTTTTACGAAAACACTTCACTCGTGCATCGCTAGTGGTGCATCCGCTCTGGGTGGTGTGTCGTCCTGTTCGCTCCTTCGTGGCGCTTACAAGGACCGGCCGAGTGCAGAATGCACGCATactctccgccgccgccagactGCCGTTACACACACTACGCTGCTTGTAAACGGAGAATCTGCCGTCCTATCAACCCATTCGGTCGATCGGATGGACGAGCCCCTTCGGGTTTTGGAACGACGATACCCCCCGCCCATCACGCAGCCGGACGCCACGTGCAGCGCATTGCATCGTCCTGCGTCCTTGACCACGCTGTGTCTGACGTTTATCGCCCGAAGGcgagccgctgccgccgccgtcgacatGAACCACAGCGCCCGGCATCTTGTCCGGGCGGAGCACCGGGCAACGGGTTGCAGAAATTTATATATAAACGACATGCAGTAAGCGCACGACCAGTAGTCAGTCATACTTTGTAATGCAGTGTTGCAGCGGCGAGTGAATCCCCGGTCCGGATCGAGCTCCGACGCAGCTGCCACGTTgccccatcgtcgtcgttttgtACGTGGAGCTGCGTACTggtgattttatgtttcttttttctgcttgtTTACGTGTTCTTTTTCCGTGCTTCCGGATGGTGCGAACATAAGTGCATTCCAATTGGCCCCTTTTCAAATCCCGTCCATACAaaacgccgcgccgcgaagCAACACGCCTGAGCGGAGACCCTTGTTGGGTATTAACGGTCGTTTGTAGGCGAAGCACCGCAGCGCGATGGAACGATAAGGCACACAGGCATTCCGCTCCTGGCCAGCCCAGGAAAAGTAGTGGACCCTTAACAGCGTGAAGGCAGGTATACGTCACTGTGTGCGGTGGTCCGAGGTTTCGATGGACTAAGCCTGATTGAATTACGACACAGAGCCCTCGAGCTGGCGCCCACGGAGTCCTTTGGCATCTGGCCTGGCCTTCGAACTTCTCATGTTGGCCGAACTGCCAACGAGTGAGCTTTTCATCACCTACGTTAGGTGGCCGCCGTTTATCACATCTCCCGGGAGTTTGGCCCGCAATTGGCGAGCTCTTGCTGGCCGTCGGCCGTGTGCCGTAACCGTGCTCGATTCGCTAATTGACCGGGttaaaccggaaccggaagtgatgCGCTCTTCACGTTCATTAGTGCACGGCTATGCAGGATGCGCCTGGGGGCCCAGCTCACGTGctcagcgccgccgccgtggcaaTTAACGCTTCCGGCCCAGTAAACAGTGCATTGTCTTGCAGCAATGGTTTTACGTTGAAATGTCTTCATGCAGTCGGTTGCATGTGTCGGTTGCGCTTGGTgctaatgaaaatttaatgcaACATTCTCCACAATGTTTCTtactcctgctgctgttcaaTACGATAAAGTGCTGCCGGTTGTGTAATCCTTGCATCATAGAACGATAACCCTTCACTAATTAGTGCATCTCATTTGAATGCCGCCATAATGAGGGCGGCAACTTTTTGCGGGTTTTGTCTCGACCAAAGCTGCGGCAACAGCGTGCGGCCTGTTAAATTTATGCAGCATTAAAATTCCAAATTTATCTCCAAGTGCGCCCGCCCCGGGTTTGCGGTGGAGAATTTATTGACTTACTGGCCCTGCGCCCTTGCCCTTTGCGCCGGGAACTTCATCATATAATTCCGCCCAGGATGCGCGCCGGAAATCTGTTTGCCCGAACATTTGTGTCGGtgccgcggcggtggcaactCTGCTGACAGAGTGTGTTCGTCCAATCCAAAACTATCCAGTGGAAAAGtccgagaagaaaaaaacgatgaataTCCGAAAAACTTGGCCCAAGAACTTTGTagttcggctgctgctgctgagctcGCAGGACGCACTTACAAAACCATGCAATAAGCAGGCGATGGCGCAGCACCAGCCCCGGCTGTAGCAGCCGTTTGCCAGCATCAAGGTGGCCTGGACTTTTTTCTTCCGCATAAAAGTTTAGTTTGGGggtttcctttcgttttttttcttccgacgCCTTTTGTGCAAATTCTTAACCCCTATCCTATTGCGTCTTTATTTAACAGGCGACAGAAAAATCCACCGACCCACAGGAAACATTCACACTGCGCACGGGGACTAAGAagatggcgaagaagaagagaaagtGGCCGAGAGCCGTCCTCCATTTCCGGCGGCGCGAGTGAAGTGGCCGAGTGTGGCAGCAGGCGCAGATCGTTAGCAGGGTGTATCCCCGGGACACGGGAATGTGTTTGCGAGGTGCTTTGTGACGCCATGGCACGTGGACGTAGAAAGCGAACTTGACGGCGAGTGACACACATAAATTGTTCCAACCGTGTGCACCATGTGCCGCCCCCCCTTTTGGCCAGCAATTGTGACGGGTACTTgggaattttccattttcccactGCCGATGACGACGGACGGTGACTCGGTGCCGGCCCAAGACTTTAACGATAACAGTGGAAGTGAAACATAGAAATCCCACTCTCCGTTCGGGAAACGGCGAGAGAAAACGTTTTTTCAGCGCGGACGTGGACCGCACCGTAACCGGGCACCATTTGCGCGCTTTTAGCTCCggacaaacaaatcaacggAAGGACGAGAAGGACGCGCCTCGAGCCACTCAACTGACGGTCGGCCAATCGCCAACGCCATGGGTGATGATGTCATATGCATCGATTCggatgaggacgacgaagatgatgcGCCAAGGCGTGGCGGCGGACGTGGAGCACGCGGGAAACGTTCCGCTGGCGGTTACTGGCGTCGGCAACGTCGGATAGGTATGTTTGGAAAGGCACATTCTCTTTCGTTTACAAACTCTCCGATTGCGAGATCCGATGTTAAATTAAGCTCCAACTTGTCAAGTCCTAAATTGGACGTGGCGTCACCCGGAACATGGAACGAGTCTGACGCGGAGAAAATTTAAACATAACACGCAGAACCAAAACAGCTGAACCAAAACAGCATTATCCCGCAACTTGTCTCATTTCCGTCTGCAACGTGCGCCATCGTTTCGGTCCCGTTTCCGTTCTCTGGTGTTTCCGGTGTGTCACGTTTCTGTTCTTTTGGCGTACGCGTTTGACCTTCACCACGACGCACGCATGTGTACAGTGTGTGCAAATCGAGATAGGACCCGCCCGACGCCACGGTGtcgcaatggaggcgcccgggTTTGGCGAAAGCCGTGAGAACTTCACGACGGCAAGGAGACACACACATGATGTTGCCCCTTCCCGTTGCCTCATCGACACCTTCCGTCTTGGCGGTTCCGCGACATGCGGAACTTACTGTCTGCGCTTACATAACCTCAAAGCTCAGCAGCTTTCGGACAACGTTTTCTGTTTGTCAATTACAACCGATTGGCGTCACAGTCGTTCCGGTGCATCCGGGTCCAAAAAACCTCGTATCCGGGAACGGCGGAGCGATCCAGATAAGAAAGACTTCCGCCGCCCGACATCGCACACGGAGCGAAGCAAGTGTCATATTTGTGACTGGATTTcattgtttcttctttctggttttcggttctttcgggaccatcatcatcggcgggaATCGTCTCTTATTAATGGTGATAGGGCCTGGTGGCCTGGGATCCTACCGTGCAGCCACGATGTCAGGCAACCATTAGcggctgtttgttttataCTCCGCCATTCCGCAAACACGAAAGCACGACATTAGGGAGCGCATTGGGTTCGTATTTTTTGCCCGCAAATAGTGGAAAACAATGTCAAGAAAGTTATACTATCGGAACATCagggacagagcgagagagaaaggccaATTGTATTATTTGGGGAGATGGTTTTTTGCGGGCAAACTCGGCTTCttctccggtcggtcggtcggaccgCGGCCGTTAAGAAACTGATTGTGAGCGACCGGAAGTTGCCGGCACCATGCCCAGGTTGATTGGTGCAACCGAATTGTGCACGGTCATGCAACATAAATCAGCATCAGAGCGGGCTCGATTGTTTGATGGCACCGATGCCGACGGACGCGGAGCGACCGGCGGACGTAACGAGCTGTCATCCTGCACTGCAAATAGTCCACCTTGTAGTTAAGTTTGCCCACCTCATCGTCATTAGGATAAATTTTCATCGACAATTCCAggaccccgaccgaccgaccggtcagtcagccagccagccacacacacaccggaagtgTTGACTAAAAACTTCGAATCCAACAACGACAATGAACCCCATCAGCGCGCGCCATCACGCCATCCCCTTGCCATGACCCCCCCTTGGGTGGAATGAGTGTGCCCTTTTGGGACAACCTTTTAGGACGCCCTCGGCCCGGCTAGTGACGATCCCGAGTTTGATCAATGAGACCAGCACCGAAGCATTCGCCTGTCGTCTTGCGAGATGGTGTGATTTATGGGCAAGTTTATGCTCCTGCGGCCCCCCCAGTCCTTGGCCGCAAGTCCTgggaaattaaatattaatggCTTGTCGAATGCAGCCGAAAgggggacagagagagagagcgagattcTTTCGGCGCGATGCATTTTTGGAATAGTCAGCACATAGTagtcgtggtggtggccgccggaaaggaaaaaaggcgaTCACGGCCAGGACATGGCGCGCCCGCGCTAACGATGGTCAGAGCGGGTGGGCAACCCCCAACACAACAAAGAGCAGCCCGATTTTTTTGTCCTCCGATGTTGCCTTCTCATGCAGCATTTTAATGTGTGATACAAATAAATCATGCCAACCCGGGGTCTCCTCGGGTTGACtcggggtccttttttttgcatccCAATCGCTAGCGAATCACTGGCCATATTCTAATGATGCATGCGGGCACTCTTCCTCGCTGTGTTTGTGTCCCTTTTAGTGTTTGCGCACTTTATCGGACCATCGAAAGCTCACTTCGTGTTCCGGTGGTCAAACAGTGATGGGTGTGTGCATTAATTTTACAACCATTTATCAGACCGACCCCGATGCAACCCCCCCGCCTCCAGAAACGATAATGGCCGTTGCGGTTcgaaatttaaatgttaaaattgTGTGGCCGACAGATAAGCGCTTCGCCTTCGTGACCATCCACGCAGAAACGGGGAGATTAAAAATTAAAGCGCGAACGATTTTGTCGCGAACGGGGCTCGAAACGGAACCCGGTATAATTGGGAACGTACATCACAAGCCCGGATTGC
Coding sequences within it:
- the LOC128278164 gene encoding immediate early response 3-interacting protein 1, with amino-acid sequence MFTLWTLVEATLLFLNAVCILSEERFLSKYGWGVSSQVQGFGEPTTTKGQILMLVRSIRTVAKIPLIFFNILAIVFKLLLG
- the LOC128278163 gene encoding biogenesis of lysosome-related organelles complex 1 subunit 2, whose protein sequence is MDEEYGVTDSPRKGPTLSTSTSSFEPFDAHDPNLSRLATKMFQKTGEYISHELASTVDDYKLIENMNRAMMGKVADMRQMSQSIATKNAELNQKYEELKPLLQRIDDIESTVDKLEAAAYQLDSYSIRLEDKFKSLKTKQQQ